A section of the Scyliorhinus torazame isolate Kashiwa2021f chromosome 21, sScyTor2.1, whole genome shotgun sequence genome encodes:
- the ube2z gene encoding ubiquitin-conjugating enzyme E2 Z — translation MSIYKEPPPGMFVVPDPQDMTKIHALITGPFDTPYEGGFFLFLFRCPPDYPIHPPRVKLMTTGNNTVRFNPNFYRNGKVCLSILGTWTGPAWSPAQSISSVLISIQSLMTENPYHNEPGFEQERHPGDGKNYNECIRHESLRVAVCDMLDGKCLCPDALRSVMEKSFMEFYDFYELSCKDRLHLQGQTMQDPFGERRGHFDYQTLLNRLQAIRQRLKKKNEEEAIEPDSDSSSSGTEQDSQGTSHP, via the exons ATGTCTATTTACAAAGAACCACCACCGGGGATGTTTGTTGTCCCAGACCCACAAGATATGACTAAG ATTCACGCACTAATTACCGGACCCTTCGATACACCTTATGAAGGAGgcttttttctttttctctttcgctGCCCTCCGGactatcccatccacccaccaagagTCAAGCTCATGACAACTGGAAACAACACTGTGCGATTTAACCCAAACTTTTACCGGAATGGCAAAGTGTGCCTCAGCATACTCGG cacctgGACAGGGCCCGCCTGGAGTCCGGCCCAAAGCATCTCTTCTGTACTCATATCCATTCAGTCCCTTATGACTGAGAACCCATATCACAATGAGCCAGGTTTTGAACAG GAAAGGCATCCTGGAGACGGTAAAAACTACAATGAATGCATACGGCATGAATCTCTCAGAGTAGCTGTTTGTGACATGCTAGATGGCAAGTGTCTGTGTCCAGATGCTCTAAG AAGTGTGATGGAGAAATCTTTCATGgagttctatgatttctatgaactGTCTTGTAAGGACCGGCTTCATCTGCAGGGACAGACCATGCAG GATCCTTTTGGGGAGAGACGAGGTCATTTTGATTACCAGACCTTACTGAATCGCCTGCAGGCCATAAGACAGAGATTGAAAAAGAAAAATGAAGAGGAAGCAATAGAGCCAGACTCTGACAGCAGCTCTTCAGGAACCGAGCAAGACAGTCAAGGCACCTCCCACCCCTAG